The sequence below is a genomic window from bacterium.
GCTTCTGCCCGGCGCCGGCCACTGGACCATGGGCTCGCGCGGACGCGCCGGCATCTTCTTCGGCGCCGAGGCCATCGCCTGGACCGCCTTCGGCTACTTCAAGACCGTTCAGCATCAGAAGGAAGACGACTACGAGCTCTACGCCCGCGCCCACGCCGGAATTGATCCCGAAGGCAAAAACGATGAATTCTACCGCACGCTGACCTTCTATATGAACCGCGAGCAGTACAACGATGAGGGGCGTCTGATCGACCCCGCGCGCCCCTACTACCCCGATGATCCGAAATGGGACTGGCAGTGGGAGTCCGAAGCGGCGATGGCCCGCTATCGCAACCTGCGCAACCAGTCCAACATCGCCGAAGACCGCGCCAAATACTCGCTCGGCGCCGCCCTCTTAAACCGCCTGGTCGCCGCCGCTGATGCCTGGCGCACCGCGCGCGCCATCAACCGCCAGGCGCGCATGGAGACCGCATCATGGAAGGTGCGCTTCAAGGGCAAACCCAGCATGTCCAATCCCGGCTTCATGGTCATGCTCTCCCGAAAACTCTACTAGCCCTCCTCGGCGGGCTTTGGCTGTCGGCCTGCGCCGCTCCCGCGGGGCACGGCGGGTCTGCCTACACACCCGGCGCCGATTTCACCCTCGTGGCGGTCATTGATGGCGACTTCCTTGCCGCGCTGCCGCAGGAAGACCCCGCCGCCGATTTTTCCCGTTTCGCCCCCGTTTCCGTCGCCCTCCGTCCCGACCAGCTGCTGCTCATCGCCGACGGCGGCAGCCAGCGGATCTGGGGACTGCCGCTGGATCCCGGCACACCCCGCCAGGTCCGTCAACTCACCGGCGTCCTCCGCGACCCCCAATGCCTCCGCATCGATGCCGTCGGCAACATCTTCGCCGCCGATGGCATAAGTCGCGCGATTGAACTCTACGACAGCCGCCTGCGCCCCATCGGCGAGATCATGCCGCCCTATGATGGCCTCGGGCTGGTGCGGGGACGGGTCGCCGGGATTGCCTTCGGATTGCTCGGTGAACTGTTCCTGTCCGATCCGACCAATGGACGGATCTACCGCTATGATGCCTCGGGACGCTTCCTGGCCGCCTTCTCCGGCGGGGAAGAAGTGGGCTGGGGCGAACTCCTGCAACCGATGGGGATGGCGGTCTCCCACGATGGCACCGAGCTCTACGTCTGTGATCCCGGCAAACGGCAGGTGA
It includes:
- a CDS encoding NHL repeat-containing protein, with the translated sequence MAVIDGDFLAALPQEDPAADFSRFAPVSVALRPDQLLLIADGGSQRIWGLPLDPGTPRQVRQLTGVLRDPQCLRIDAVGNIFAADGISRAIELYDSRLRPIGEIMPPYDGLGLVRGRVAGIAFGLLGELFLSDPTNGRIYRYDASGRFLAAFSGGEEVGWGELLQPMGMAVSHDGTELYVCDPGKRQVMVFDPAGTPLRAFGGTDLQEPVAVAVNRRGQVFVADRKAAALLVFSDQGRLLDTIDGPPTGDARWQGPTDVILQDSSIVVADPPAGRVIIMRAVAP